The genomic segment TGTGACAACGGGTCCGTCTGCTTGTCATGACGTCCTGTGAGAATCAGTAGCTCTAGCTAGAGACACCTCTTTGGCAGTCCCACATGCCTGAGAAACACTTGTTGGTTTGGGATTGACTTCAGCTTCGCTTCTAACACACTACGCTATCAATACAAGTTATGACACCACAGTCCTTTGCTATCGTCCTGCCAGCTACGTTCACATCAATCGTCCGATGCTTCTAAAACTGCTCCCATTTGTGCCTATGCCCAAGAAGCGTGCTGCACCTACGTACAGCTGTTCGTGTGATGCCGCCAAATCCGAACCAAGTTTCTCATTTGCATCGTGATGCAAAAATCAACGAGAACGGCAGAAATTTACCAATGCACCAAGCAACATGCTGATGGGGAAACTCATCTAGCATCTACACACGTTGTGAAAAGCTCCCAAAAGGCAAAAGTTCTCCCCGAGGTGGGCTCGAACCACCAACCTCCAGATAACCATCGCTGCCGGTCTCGTGAACCAGGTCGGATAGTAACAGTCTGACGCGCTAGCCAATTGTGCCATCGGGGATTATGTAATGTGTCGATTGACGATGGGGGCAAACTGGGTTGGCGTTATGGATGGAtcagacagacagagagtGGAGATGTGAGCTAGGCTGATGGGTCTTGGAGGTCCATCGTGAGTTCTTCGGCAACAAGTGCACAGTGATTCTGACCGATGCTTCTCGAGGAGTATCCGGGCGCAGGAAATCAAGTCCAGACACACACAAAATGCATGTGCAGTAGACTGTGACATGAACCTTCAAAAACAACGTTAGATGACAATTTGTCATTTGAGAATCGAAAAGTTTATCTACGAAAAGCATGGAGTTGCGTTGAGGCCAAGTTTGAAAGCACTAGTACGCATACTAAGGTTGGGTTTAACAAACTAAAGTAATCGAAACTTGATACCCCAAGGGCCTCGGCTGTTGCAAATGTAGGTAATCTCGGCGGTTGATCACTCCAGCGGCAAATTAAACTATGCAATTGTTGTACCATTCTACTGCAAGCTTGCCATTGCTATTCTATCAACTCGGTGTCCAATTTAAGAGTAGTGGAATATCACGCTGCTATAAATCGTTAAGGCCTTGCATGTCTCCGATGTCTGGGAAGTTCAATACAAGCGATTAACAGTCCCCTGGAGAGTGCGGACAACAGTAGCCAAGACAAATGATAGTATGCAAAATATTTGTCTCTTCATATCGCtagaagaaaagaaaagtaAAGCCCCAACAGAACACGCTAAATTGTCTTTCCTACATCAGGCAGTGCCAAGCTAGACAATCGCCAGCAAGCCAGTCTTTGGATGACAGCCTACATACTCGAAAAGCTGTTGCTCCGGCTTCAGCACCAAGACCTCGTGGAACAGCCTCAGGGAAACATTattgtcgagcttcttggcgtACTGCAGGAACCCTCCAAAGATCTCGAGGTGTGTCGAGTGCTGCTTGGCCCACGCCTCAAGCGAACCGAgctcgtcgaagaaggccagTCCGAAAGTGCGGTCCTTGTCAGCCTTGCCCGTCGCCGGGTCGATGAGGTCCATGAAGCGACAGCTGTGACAGCCGACCTCGCTACCTTGATCCCGTAGGAAGTCCATGCCTCTGATCAGCACGGGATGCATCGTCTCCTGGTACAGCTTCCGCTCCTCGGGCAGAGTGTCGGACCAGTCTTGGCCGGAGCGGATGACGGCCAGGTTCTGCTTGCCCGAAACGCGTACTCTGCGCGGTGTCTGTGTTTCTTGTCCGTCCACCCTGACATCGGTGCTGTGCCCGTTGACACCGTTCGTATCGGCTCGTTCGATCTTCTCTCCCACGAGCTCATCgttctgggcggccgccatGCGATCACGCATGCTCCCCCAGTATACGTGCTCCCTGATGGGACCGATCACTCGCTCTCTCATGTGTGCCGCGCCCTCGGGGACCTCGTtgttggagaagacggtcTCGAACCGATCGATCGTGGGAAAGAAGATCTCGAGAAACCATCCGTGGCTCTGTGATTCGACGTCAAGAGTGTCCCACCATTGTTGGAAGCCCGAATCGCGGGCCCACTTCTCGTACGCCGTTCTGCTGGGCCAGTACGCAAGATGGACAACGTTGTGGTATCCTTTGTTATCGGTCACGGACGCCCACTCGGCGAACTGGGGGCGGGCTTCGGGGTCGACGGACTTGGAGGTGGTGAACTGCGTCAACTGCGCGATGGCAGCTCCATCTGGTCTAGCAGCAGGGGCGTATTGAGCACCGATGACAGCAAACACAAGGTCCTTTGTCTCTTTGGGGAAACCGGCACTGTACGCCGGGAAAGGGGGATTGAAGTCGGGTGGTGTCTGAGCAGCGAGCCTGCGGGGGCATTGCAGGTGCTCTGGGATCGCGGAGACAAGCATCTTGTTTAATAATGTGTGAGACGGGATTGGCAGCAGGGGAACGACAACTGACGACTTCACAGTCAAACTCGGGGGAGCATGCTTTTAAGCCAGGCTGGGAGTACGAGTATTCGGGTGGGTGAGAAGGGTGGTCAGTTCGGTCGACGTGTGTGGCCTGGTAACTCAGCAAACATGGCGAATTCATCCGCCCCCTTTGCCCAACCTGCATGTGCAGGGATCCCAAACAAAGAACAATGGATAAATGTTGTCTCCCCAGT from the Colletotrichum destructivum chromosome 10, complete sequence genome contains:
- a CDS encoding Putative aliphatic aldoxime/phenylacetaldoxime dehydratase, whose translation is MLVSAIPEHLQCPRRLAAQTPPDFNPPFPAYSAGFPKETKDLVFAVIGAQYAPAARPDGAAIAQLTQFTTSKSVDPEARPQFAEWASVTDNKGYHNVVHLAYWPSRTAYEKWARDSGFQQWWDTLDVESQSHGWFLEIFFPTIDRFETVFSNNEVPEGAAHMRERVIGPIREHVYWGSMRDRMAAAQNDELVGEKIERADTNGVNGHSTDVRVDGQETQTPRRVRVSGKQNLAVIRSGQDWSDTLPEERKLYQETMHPVLIRGMDFLRDQGSEVGCHSCRFMDLIDPATGKADKDRTFGLAFFDELGSLEAWAKQHSTHLEIFGGFLQYAKKLDNNVSLRLFHEVLVLKPEQQLFEYVGCHPKTGLLAIV